Proteins encoded within one genomic window of Amycolatopsis sp. 2-15:
- a CDS encoding aldehyde dehydrogenase family protein, translating into MAKTYKLYIGGAFPRSESGRVYPVTDPQGKFLANAAHASRKDVRDAVVAARKAFPGWSGATAYNRGQVLYRVAEMLEGRREQFVSEVAASEGLAPSQAESLVDAAIDRWVWYAGWTDKIASVLGAANPVAGPYFSFTVPEPTGVVGVLAPQESSLLGLVSVLAPVLAGGSTAVVVSSAERPLPAITLSEVLATSDLPGGVANVLTGRAAELGPWLASHGDVNALDPTGATPEDRITLAREAAGTVKRVLTVPDAEPDWTLTPDLSRLRRYLEAKTVWHPLGV; encoded by the coding sequence TCTACCCCGTCACCGATCCGCAGGGGAAGTTCCTGGCCAACGCGGCGCACGCGTCGCGCAAGGACGTGCGTGACGCCGTGGTGGCTGCGCGCAAAGCCTTCCCCGGCTGGTCGGGCGCCACGGCCTACAACCGCGGCCAGGTGCTCTACCGCGTCGCCGAGATGCTGGAGGGCCGGCGCGAGCAGTTCGTGAGCGAGGTCGCCGCGTCGGAAGGCCTCGCGCCGAGCCAGGCGGAGTCCCTTGTGGACGCCGCCATCGACCGCTGGGTCTGGTACGCCGGGTGGACGGACAAGATCGCGTCGGTGCTCGGCGCTGCGAATCCCGTTGCGGGGCCGTACTTCTCGTTCACCGTGCCCGAACCGACGGGCGTGGTCGGCGTGCTCGCGCCGCAGGAGTCGTCGCTGCTCGGCCTGGTGAGCGTGCTGGCACCGGTGCTGGCCGGTGGCTCCACGGCCGTCGTCGTCTCGAGCGCCGAGCGGCCGCTGCCGGCGATCACGCTGTCGGAGGTCCTGGCGACGTCCGACCTGCCGGGCGGCGTCGCCAACGTGCTGACCGGTCGCGCGGCCGAACTCGGCCCGTGGCTGGCCTCGCACGGTGACGTCAACGCCCTCGACCCGACGGGCGCCACACCGGAGGACCGCATCACGCTGGCGCGCGAGGCGGCGGGCACGGTCAAGCGCGTGCTCACGGTCCCCGACGCCGAACCCGACTGGACGCTGACTCCGGACCTCTCGCGGCTGCGCCGGTACCTGGAGGCGAAGACCGTCTGGCACCCGCTGGGCGTCTGA
- a CDS encoding DUF4232 domain-containing protein, with the protein MTTRKTISRVVAAVAVAGIAAGATALAAGTASAAPASSGSSASSVQPCTSNQFTSKLVYGGAGAGNRYGALQFTANPGERCYLPGNLQVDLVGAHNVLINNEAPADAPAVALVDGSSAYVPLHWTGIEPYAQQQTPNGLNVVAPSDSNQHGDYINPNITVDWTLGEVDADSVSHTIDVGAVTQGLAPTE; encoded by the coding sequence ATGACCACACGCAAGACCATCAGCCGCGTTGTCGCCGCCGTCGCCGTGGCCGGGATCGCCGCCGGGGCGACGGCGCTGGCCGCCGGGACCGCGAGCGCCGCGCCTGCTTCATCTGGTTCGTCTGCGTCGTCTGTTCAGCCGTGCACGTCGAACCAGTTCACCTCGAAGCTGGTCTACGGCGGCGCGGGTGCGGGCAACCGCTACGGCGCCCTGCAGTTCACCGCCAACCCGGGCGAGCGCTGTTACCTGCCCGGCAATCTCCAGGTAGACCTCGTCGGCGCGCACAACGTGCTGATCAACAACGAGGCCCCGGCCGACGCGCCCGCCGTGGCGCTCGTCGACGGCTCCTCGGCCTACGTGCCGCTGCACTGGACCGGCATCGAGCCCTACGCCCAGCAGCAGACGCCCAACGGGCTCAACGTCGTGGCGCCGTCCGACTCCAACCAGCACGGTGACTACATCAACCCGAACATCACCGTGGACTGGACCCTCGGCGAGGTCGACGCCGACTCGGTCAGCCACACCATCGACGTCGGCGCGGTGACGCAAGGCCTCGCGCCGACCGAGTGA
- a CDS encoding TetR/AcrR family transcriptional regulator translates to MSADPQVPLRADARRNRDQIIAAARTIFAEFGPEVPMEEIARAAGVGVGTLYRRFPDREALIRAVAVDNFSRVLEDAREAAEQEPTAWCALVRLLHQSVELHLSVQLAMLSKKAHEILKEDPVIARLREELLVELEAMVQGAQDEGTLRPDVAEGDVAMLFALLLRQLESRSPEIARMSTERSIAIMIDGLQARPGTPLPGRPLGRRDIN, encoded by the coding sequence ATGAGCGCGGATCCCCAGGTCCCCTTGCGTGCGGACGCGCGGCGCAACCGCGACCAGATCATCGCCGCGGCGCGCACGATCTTCGCGGAGTTCGGGCCCGAGGTGCCGATGGAGGAGATCGCCCGCGCGGCCGGCGTCGGTGTCGGCACGCTGTACCGGCGCTTCCCTGATCGCGAAGCGCTGATCCGGGCCGTGGCCGTCGACAATTTCTCGCGGGTGCTGGAAGACGCGCGTGAGGCGGCCGAGCAGGAGCCCACGGCTTGGTGCGCATTGGTGCGGCTGTTGCACCAGTCCGTTGAGCTGCACCTTTCCGTGCAGCTGGCGATGTTGTCGAAGAAGGCGCACGAGATCCTGAAGGAAGACCCGGTGATCGCGAGGTTGCGCGAAGAGCTGCTGGTGGAGCTGGAAGCGATGGTGCAGGGCGCGCAGGACGAGGGGACGTTGCGCCCGGACGTCGCCGAGGGCGACGTGGCCATGCTGTTCGCGCTGCTGCTGCGTCAGCTGGAGTCCCGTTCGCCGGAAATCGCCCGGATGTCCACCGAGCGCAGCATCGCGATCATGATCGACGGGCTGCAGGCCCGGCCGGGGACGCCGTTGCCGGGCCGGCCGCTGGGCCGGCGCGACATCAACTGA
- a CDS encoding cytochrome P450: protein MTEVAEPELASFPMARTCPFAPPPEYKRFEDERAKLVELDSGQRAWVLSKHEDVRAMLNDPRFSSNRFNPGFPVLFRDGAPRRERKLNPSLINMDAPEHGPARREVVGEFTVKRMKALQPRIQEIVDEHIDAILAGDQPADLVSALSLPVPSLVICEQLGVPYADHDFFQQHSSRILNREVSSDERLESVVALEEYLDKLVAEKEENPSDDLLGRQIAKKREEGEYDRNDLTSLAFLLLIAGHETTANMISLGTVALLENPEQLEAIKADPGKTLDAVEELLRYFTIAEFATTRVATEDVELAGVTIKAGEGVLGLSYAANFDGDAFPEPEKLDITRGGRKHVAFGFGAHQCLGQNLARMELQIVFDTLFRRIPTLKLAAPVDQLPFKHDSAIFGLHCLPVTW, encoded by the coding sequence ATGACAGAAGTTGCCGAACCCGAGCTCGCCAGCTTCCCGATGGCGCGCACGTGCCCGTTCGCGCCGCCGCCGGAGTACAAGCGTTTCGAGGACGAGCGGGCGAAGCTCGTCGAGCTCGACTCCGGGCAGCGCGCCTGGGTGCTGTCAAAGCACGAGGACGTGCGCGCGATGCTGAACGACCCCAGGTTCAGCTCCAACCGCTTCAACCCCGGCTTCCCGGTCCTGTTCCGCGACGGAGCGCCGCGGCGCGAGCGCAAGCTCAACCCGTCGCTGATCAACATGGACGCGCCGGAGCACGGCCCCGCGCGCCGCGAGGTCGTCGGCGAGTTCACCGTGAAGCGGATGAAGGCGCTTCAGCCGCGCATCCAGGAGATCGTCGACGAGCACATCGACGCGATCCTCGCCGGTGACCAGCCCGCCGACCTGGTCTCGGCGCTGTCGCTGCCGGTCCCGTCGCTCGTGATCTGCGAGCAGCTCGGCGTCCCCTACGCCGACCACGACTTCTTCCAGCAGCACAGCTCGCGCATCCTCAACCGCGAGGTCTCCTCCGACGAGCGGCTCGAATCCGTGGTGGCGCTCGAGGAGTACCTCGACAAGCTGGTCGCGGAGAAGGAGGAGAACCCCTCCGACGACCTGCTCGGCCGCCAGATCGCGAAGAAGCGCGAAGAAGGCGAGTACGACCGCAACGACCTCACGTCGCTCGCCTTCCTGCTGCTCATCGCCGGCCATGAGACCACGGCGAACATGATCTCGCTCGGCACCGTCGCGCTGCTGGAGAACCCCGAGCAGCTCGAGGCGATCAAGGCCGACCCGGGCAAGACGCTCGACGCGGTGGAGGAGCTGCTGCGCTACTTCACCATCGCCGAGTTCGCGACCACTCGCGTCGCGACGGAGGACGTGGAGCTCGCGGGCGTCACGATCAAGGCCGGCGAGGGTGTGCTGGGCCTGAGCTACGCCGCCAACTTCGACGGCGATGCCTTCCCCGAGCCGGAAAAGCTCGACATCACCCGCGGCGGGCGCAAGCACGTGGCGTTCGGCTTCGGCGCGCACCAGTGCCTCGGCCAGAACCTCGCGCGCATGGAGCTGCAGATCGTGTTCGACACGCTGTTCCGCCGCATCCCGACCCTGAAGCTGGCCGCCCCGGTCGACCAGCTGCCGTTCAAGCACGATTCCGCGATCTTCGGTCTCCACTGTCTGCCCGTCACCTGGTGA
- a CDS encoding cytochrome P450 — MSTMEELPVARKCPFAPPEEYTATREEAPVHRVKIPDGKQAWTVSRHEDVRAVLNDPRFSADRLHPDFPTLVPGGNVIRRTEAERTMLAMDAPQHGPERKAVLGEFTVKRVAELKPRIQEIVDGLIDDILEADGPVDLVEKLALPVPSLVICEMLGVPYEDHDFFQENTKQLINRATNAEDRRAAFERVQAYMGELIAKKEADPGDDLISRQIAKRREDGTYDRAKLVSLAFLLLAAGHETTANMISLGTVAFLRNPEQLALIKADPAKTLTAVEELLRYFSIVDNATRMAKEDVEIGGVTIPAGDGVVVMTYAANWDPEVFEDSSAFDIERGARHHVAFGFGPHQCLGQNLARTELQIVFDTLFRRIPTLKLAKDVDDLPFKDDALIYGLYELPVTR, encoded by the coding sequence ATGAGCACGATGGAGGAACTCCCGGTCGCCCGGAAGTGCCCGTTCGCGCCGCCGGAGGAGTACACGGCCACGCGCGAAGAGGCACCCGTGCACCGGGTGAAGATCCCGGACGGCAAGCAAGCCTGGACGGTTTCGCGGCACGAGGACGTGCGAGCCGTGCTCAACGACCCGCGGTTCTCCGCCGACCGCCTCCACCCCGACTTCCCGACGCTCGTCCCGGGCGGCAACGTCATCCGCCGCACCGAGGCCGAGCGCACGATGCTGGCCATGGACGCGCCGCAGCACGGCCCGGAACGCAAGGCGGTGCTCGGGGAGTTCACCGTCAAGCGCGTCGCCGAGCTGAAGCCGCGGATCCAGGAGATCGTCGACGGCCTGATCGACGACATCCTCGAAGCCGACGGACCCGTCGACCTGGTGGAAAAGCTCGCGCTGCCGGTCCCCTCGCTCGTGATCTGCGAAATGCTCGGTGTCCCCTACGAAGACCACGACTTCTTCCAGGAGAACACCAAACAGCTGATCAACCGCGCAACCAACGCGGAAGACCGGCGCGCCGCGTTCGAGCGCGTGCAGGCGTACATGGGCGAGCTCATCGCGAAGAAGGAAGCCGACCCTGGTGACGACCTCATCAGCCGGCAGATCGCGAAGCGGCGCGAAGACGGCACATACGACCGGGCGAAGCTCGTCAGCCTCGCGTTCCTGCTGCTCGCGGCCGGGCACGAGACCACGGCGAACATGATCTCGCTCGGCACCGTCGCGTTCCTGCGGAACCCGGAGCAGCTGGCGCTGATCAAGGCCGACCCGGCCAAGACGCTCACCGCCGTCGAGGAGCTGCTGCGCTACTTCTCCATTGTGGACAACGCCACGCGCATGGCGAAGGAGGACGTCGAGATCGGCGGCGTCACCATCCCCGCCGGCGACGGCGTGGTGGTGATGACGTACGCGGCGAACTGGGACCCCGAGGTGTTCGAGGACTCGTCGGCGTTCGACATCGAACGCGGGGCGCGTCACCACGTGGCGTTCGGGTTCGGGCCGCACCAGTGCCTCGGCCAGAACCTCGCGCGGACGGAGCTGCAGATCGTGTTCGACACGCTGTTCCGCCGCATCCCCACGCTGAAGCTCGCCAAGGACGTCGACGACCTGCCGTTCAAGGACGACGCGCTCATCTACGGCCTCTACGAACTGCCCGTGACCCGGTGA
- a CDS encoding cytochrome P450, translated as MTTAEELELPVARKCPFAPPEEYTQIREEQPITRVKIPDGKEAWVVSRHQDVRTVLNDRRFSSDRFNPNFPILVKGGNVFRQTNAERTMITMDAPEHGPARKSVLSEFTVKRVNAMRPRIQEIVDGLIDEILASDKPVDLVEKLSLPVPSLVICELLGVPYSEHDFFQENTAKILKRTVSFEERRAAFERVRGYLDQLITTKEADPGDDLLGRQIVKLREEGNYEHGAVLGLSFLLLVAGHETTANMISLGTVGLLQNPSQLETIKADPGKTLDAVEELLRYFTIVDTATARVAVEDVELDGVTIRSGEGVLALGYTANWDPAVFDEPSKLDITRGARHHVAFGFGPHQCLGQNLARAELQIVFDTLFRRIPSLRLAVDVDDLPFKEDASIYGLYRLPVTW; from the coding sequence ATGACCACGGCCGAGGAACTCGAACTGCCGGTGGCGCGAAAGTGCCCGTTCGCACCGCCCGAGGAGTACACGCAGATCCGCGAGGAACAGCCGATCACGCGCGTGAAGATCCCCGACGGCAAGGAAGCGTGGGTGGTCTCGCGGCACCAGGACGTGCGGACGGTGCTCAACGACCGCCGTTTCTCCTCGGACCGTTTCAACCCGAACTTCCCGATCCTGGTCAAGGGCGGCAACGTCTTCCGCCAGACCAACGCCGAGCGCACGATGATCACCATGGACGCGCCGGAGCACGGGCCCGCGCGCAAGTCGGTGCTGAGCGAGTTCACGGTGAAACGCGTGAACGCGATGCGGCCGCGGATCCAGGAGATCGTGGACGGGTTGATCGACGAGATCCTGGCCTCTGACAAGCCGGTGGACCTGGTCGAGAAACTGTCGCTGCCGGTCCCGTCGCTCGTGATCTGCGAGCTGCTGGGCGTGCCGTACTCCGAGCACGACTTCTTCCAGGAGAACACGGCGAAGATCCTGAAGCGCACGGTCAGCTTCGAGGAGCGGCGCGCGGCGTTCGAGCGCGTGCGTGGTTACCTCGACCAGCTGATCACCACGAAGGAAGCCGACCCGGGCGACGACCTGCTGGGCCGCCAGATCGTGAAGCTGCGCGAGGAAGGCAACTACGAGCACGGCGCGGTGCTGGGCTTGTCGTTCCTGCTGCTCGTCGCGGGCCACGAGACCACGGCGAACATGATCTCGCTCGGCACCGTCGGCCTGCTGCAGAACCCCTCGCAGCTGGAGACGATCAAGGCCGACCCGGGCAAGACGCTCGACGCGGTGGAGGAGCTGCTGCGCTACTTCACGATCGTCGACACGGCCACCGCGCGTGTCGCCGTGGAGGACGTTGAGCTCGACGGCGTCACCATCCGGTCGGGTGAAGGTGTGCTCGCGCTCGGGTACACCGCCAACTGGGATCCGGCGGTGTTCGACGAGCCTTCGAAGCTGGACATCACTCGCGGGGCGCGTCACCACGTCGCGTTCGGGTTCGGGCCGCACCAATGCCTGGGCCAGAACCTCGCGCGCGCCGAGCTGCAGATCGTGTTCGACACGCTGTTCCGTCGCATTCCTTCGCTGCGACTGGCCGTCGACGTGGACGACCTGCCGTTCAAAGAGGACGCGTCGATCTACGGGCTCTACCGGCTGCCGGTGACCTGGTAA
- a CDS encoding 4Fe-4S domain-containing protein, translated as MDGQEHRAARGAVLGAFTLRRANALRPRIQEIVDGAIDDLLAAGGPADLVTSPALPVPSLLLCEQLGVPYVDHAFFQENSAKLFDRDAPPEETATTYERLFRYFDELVTAKEAAPGDDLLGRQITESRAAGTYDHAYLVGLAFLLLAAGHESTANMISIGVLPLPEHPELMTAETPTAVEELRLRVRAAPVPVCTGCTAFPSAGKHHNAPTTSKEEGTMKIIADTGKCVGAGQCVLTEPALFDQSEDDGTVIVLNETPEGELVDKAREAVNVCPSQALSLQE; from the coding sequence ATGGACGGCCAGGAGCATCGAGCGGCTCGCGGCGCCGTGCTCGGCGCGTTCACACTGCGGCGCGCGAACGCGCTCCGCCCGCGGATCCAGGAGATCGTCGACGGCGCGATCGACGATCTCCTCGCGGCCGGTGGCCCGGCGGACCTGGTGACGTCGCCGGCACTGCCGGTGCCGTCTCTGCTGTTGTGCGAACAACTCGGTGTGCCCTACGTCGATCACGCCTTCTTCCAGGAGAACTCCGCGAAGCTGTTCGACCGCGATGCTCCGCCGGAGGAAACCGCCACCACCTACGAGCGGCTGTTCCGCTACTTCGACGAACTGGTCACCGCCAAGGAAGCCGCGCCGGGCGACGACCTGCTCGGCCGCCAGATAACCGAGAGCCGCGCGGCCGGCACGTACGACCACGCTTACCTGGTCGGGCTCGCGTTCCTGTTGCTGGCGGCCGGGCACGAGTCGACGGCGAACATGATCTCGATCGGCGTCCTCCCACTACCGGAACACCCCGAGTTGATGACAGCCGAGACCCCGACCGCGGTCGAGGAGCTTCGCCTTCGGGTTCGGGCCGCACCAGTGCCTGTGTGTACGGGCTGCACAGCCTTCCCATCAGCTGGTAAACATCACAACGCTCCCACCACGAGCAAGGAAGAGGGAACCATGAAGATCATCGCGGACACCGGCAAGTGCGTCGGCGCCGGCCAGTGCGTGCTCACCGAGCCCGCCCTGTTCGACCAGAGCGAGGACGACGGCACGGTGATCGTGCTCAACGAGACGCCCGAGGGCGAGCTCGTGGACAAGGCCCGCGAGGCCGTGAACGTCTGCCCGAGCCAGGCGCTTTCGTTGCAGGAGTGA
- a CDS encoding class I SAM-dependent methyltransferase — MPTLPERQAESAPEPHELRKTAESFGIDAGRYDRARPGYPEALIAEVIKGGKEVLDVGTGTGIVARQLKDNGCQVLGVEPDERMAEFARTTGIDVEVATFEEWDPKNRTFDVLTAGQAWHWVDPQRGAEKAAEVLKPQGIFAVFWHLFLPPDDIAEAFGEAFRKVAPNFPIKVDRTPRSDAYKPIIDKTEEALRNTGLHSPQRHFYTWQHDYTRDEYLDLLPTQGGLTRVPQPQQDEVLTAVGAAIDARGGQFTCDYTTVLFTAAK; from the coding sequence ATGCCCACTTTACCGGAGCGCCAAGCAGAGTCCGCACCTGAGCCGCACGAGTTGAGGAAGACGGCCGAGTCGTTCGGGATCGATGCCGGGCGCTACGACCGTGCGCGGCCGGGGTATCCCGAAGCGCTGATCGCCGAGGTGATCAAGGGTGGCAAAGAGGTTCTCGACGTCGGCACCGGTACGGGCATCGTCGCGCGGCAACTCAAGGACAACGGCTGCCAGGTACTCGGAGTCGAGCCCGACGAGCGGATGGCCGAATTCGCCCGGACCACCGGGATCGACGTAGAGGTCGCCACCTTCGAGGAGTGGGATCCGAAGAACCGCACCTTCGACGTCCTCACCGCCGGTCAGGCCTGGCACTGGGTGGATCCTCAGCGAGGCGCCGAGAAAGCCGCCGAAGTCCTCAAACCACAGGGCATCTTCGCCGTGTTCTGGCACCTTTTCCTGCCGCCGGACGACATCGCCGAAGCCTTCGGCGAAGCGTTCCGCAAGGTGGCCCCGAACTTCCCCATCAAGGTCGACAGAACCCCGAGAAGCGACGCCTACAAACCGATCATCGACAAAACCGAAGAGGCCCTACGCAATACGGGCCTCCACAGCCCGCAAAGACACTTCTACACCTGGCAACACGACTACACCCGCGACGAGTACCTCGACCTGCTCCCCACCCAGGGCGGCCTCACCCGCGTCCCCCAGCCACAGCAGGACGAAGTGCTGACCGCCGTGGGCGCCGCTATCGACGCCCGCGGCGGTCAGTTCACCTGCGACTACACCACGGTGCTCTTCACCGCGGCGAAGTAG
- a CDS encoding TetR/AcrR family transcriptional regulator, with translation MPTGVHLRDVRTQLFDAAERVLLRGGPSALTSRAVTDEAGCAKGVLHKHFTDFDGFLTELVLDRITAVESRSDALASAAGTGSVVDNVCSALHDVFTSVAVSIVALITFRDELRTRLRTARPGIGVPLASDASRMLARYLTAERTLGRLTPDADVDTLAPTLVGAGHLHFADRSADASSLRPMVAAVLSGVLA, from the coding sequence TTGCCGACCGGCGTCCACCTCCGCGACGTACGCACCCAGCTCTTCGACGCCGCCGAACGCGTCCTGCTCCGGGGCGGCCCGAGCGCCCTGACGAGCCGCGCCGTCACCGACGAAGCCGGCTGCGCGAAGGGCGTGCTGCACAAACACTTCACCGACTTCGACGGCTTCCTCACCGAACTCGTGCTGGACCGCATCACTGCCGTCGAGTCCCGCTCCGACGCCCTTGCCTCCGCCGCCGGCACCGGCTCGGTGGTGGACAACGTGTGCTCCGCTCTGCACGACGTGTTCACCTCGGTCGCCGTGTCGATCGTCGCCCTCATCACCTTCCGCGACGAACTCCGCACCCGCCTCCGCACCGCCCGCCCCGGCATCGGCGTCCCCCTCGCCTCCGACGCCTCCCGCATGCTCGCCCGCTACCTCACCGCCGAACGCACCCTCGGCCGCCTCACCCCGGACGCCGACGTCGACACCCTCGCCCCCACGCTGGTGGGCGCCGGGCACCTCCACTTCGCCGACCGCTCCGCTGACGCGTCGTCCTTGCGCCCCATGGTCGCGGCTGTGCTGTCGGGCGTGTTGGCATGA
- a CDS encoding carbohydrate ABC transporter permease, whose protein sequence is MTTAVSGRKRRFGAGSLTVATWILAILFVFPLLWMILTAFKQESDAYTDPPKLFFSPTFDQISGVLKGGFLPYLANSAFVTVVSTLLVLLLGIPAAYALSLAPVKKTKNALSFFLSTKMLPIVAAIIPLYVISQNTNLLDTVWALIILYTSMNLPLAIWMMRSFFLEVPGEMIEAAHIDGANLPTLLRKIIMPVVAPGVAATALICVIFSWTEFFYAVNLTAARAGTVPVFLVGFITSEGLYWAQLSAAALLASLPVMIVGWFAQNHLVRGLSMGAVK, encoded by the coding sequence ATGACCACGGCTGTTTCCGGGCGTAAGCGCCGCTTCGGGGCGGGCTCGCTCACCGTTGCCACGTGGATCCTCGCGATCCTCTTCGTGTTCCCACTGCTGTGGATGATCCTCACGGCGTTCAAGCAGGAATCCGACGCCTACACGGACCCGCCGAAGCTCTTCTTCAGCCCGACATTCGACCAGATCTCGGGTGTTCTCAAGGGCGGCTTCCTGCCGTACCTGGCGAACTCGGCGTTCGTCACTGTGGTGTCCACGCTGTTGGTGCTGCTGCTCGGCATCCCGGCGGCGTACGCGCTTTCGCTGGCGCCGGTGAAGAAGACGAAAAACGCTCTGAGCTTCTTCCTGTCCACCAAGATGCTGCCGATCGTCGCGGCCATCATCCCGCTGTACGTGATCTCCCAGAACACGAACCTGCTCGACACGGTGTGGGCGCTGATCATCCTGTACACGTCGATGAACCTGCCGCTCGCGATCTGGATGATGCGCTCGTTCTTCCTCGAGGTCCCCGGCGAGATGATCGAGGCGGCCCACATCGACGGCGCCAACCTCCCCACGCTGCTGCGCAAGATCATCATGCCGGTCGTCGCCCCTGGCGTCGCCGCGACCGCGCTGATCTGCGTGATCTTCTCGTGGACGGAGTTCTTCTACGCGGTGAACCTGACGGCCGCCCGTGCCGGGACGGTGCCGGTGTTCCTGGTCGGGTTCATCACCAGCGAAGGGTTGTATTGGGCGCAGTTGTCTGCGGCTGCGTTGCTGGCTTCGTTGCCGGTGATGATCGTGGGATGGTTCGCGCAGAACCATCTGGTGCGCGGGTTGTCGATGGGGGCGGTGAAGTAG
- a CDS encoding carbohydrate ABC transporter permease, with product MSTISVPAGTAPATTRPATTKKKATGTAGKRRLPLLPALIFVVAVTQIPFLLTIYYSFQSWNLVRPGSFHFVGFQNYADVFTDSTFLGALLNTVVLTVVCVFLSLLLGLGLAILLDRKFVGRGFVRTLLITPFLILPAAGALLWKTTMFDPTYGLLHFVFGTDVDWLSQFPLAAVMAQIIWQWTPFMMLLTLAGLQSQPKDVLEAASVDGAGRWRTFVSITLPHLSRFLQLATLLGAIYIVNSFDAIFLMTQGGPGTASTNLPFYIYQRAFEGFDIGQSSAMGVVVVIITMIVATFALRLMFRAFSVDGGTK from the coding sequence ATGAGTACGATCTCGGTCCCCGCCGGCACGGCGCCGGCCACCACTCGCCCGGCGACCACGAAGAAGAAAGCCACCGGCACCGCCGGGAAGCGACGGCTGCCGCTGCTGCCCGCGTTGATCTTCGTGGTCGCGGTGACGCAGATTCCGTTCCTGCTCACCATCTACTACTCGTTCCAGTCGTGGAACCTGGTGCGGCCGGGTTCGTTCCACTTCGTCGGCTTCCAGAACTACGCCGACGTCTTCACCGACTCCACGTTCCTCGGCGCGCTGCTCAACACCGTGGTGCTCACGGTGGTGTGCGTGTTCCTGTCGCTTCTGCTCGGGCTCGGCCTGGCGATTCTGCTGGACCGCAAGTTCGTCGGCCGCGGTTTCGTGCGGACGCTGCTGATCACGCCGTTCCTCATCCTGCCGGCGGCCGGCGCGCTGCTGTGGAAGACCACGATGTTCGACCCGACCTACGGCCTGCTGCACTTCGTGTTCGGCACCGACGTCGACTGGCTTTCGCAGTTTCCGCTCGCCGCGGTGATGGCGCAGATCATCTGGCAGTGGACGCCGTTCATGATGCTGCTGACGCTCGCCGGCCTGCAGAGCCAGCCGAAGGACGTGCTGGAGGCCGCGTCGGTCGACGGCGCCGGCCGCTGGCGCACGTTCGTGTCGATCACGCTGCCGCACCTCTCGCGGTTCCTGCAGCTCGCGACGCTGCTCGGCGCGATCTACATCGTGAACAGCTTCGACGCGATCTTCCTCATGACGCAGGGCGGTCCGGGCACGGCGAGCACCAACCTGCCGTTCTACATCTACCAGCGCGCGTTCGAGGGCTTCGACATCGGCCAGTCGTCGGCGATGGGCGTGGTGGTCGTGATCATCACGATGATCGTGGCGACGTTCGCCCTGCGCCTGATGTTCCGGGCGTTCTCCGTGGACGGAGGGACGAAATGA